From the Deinococcus sp. Leaf326 genome, one window contains:
- a CDS encoding acyl-CoA dehydrogenase family protein: MFDEFAVAELLTPDERLIRESVRAYADAELLPHIAGWWDSGELPVRDVMRSFGKMGLLGPTIPEEYGGAGASYSAYGAMMYELERVDSGLRSAASVQGSLVMFPIHAFGSDEQKRRWLPGLASGELIGCFGLTEPDGGSDPGAMRTRARKDGDHYVLNGSKMWITNSPAADVAVVWAKDDEGVVRGFTVPTDTPGFHAPKIERKMSLRASLTGEIVLEDCRIPAENLLPGSRGLKSPLSCLTSARFGIAWGAMGALEAVLQTALDYAGSRTTFGKPIAGRQLIQDKLVRMATDHSTGLLLAWRLGTLKDAGRMNFAQVSYAKRNNVRVALQGARLAREMLGGNGITTEYPVIRHMLNLETVDTYEGTHDIHTLIVGRHLTGVGALE, encoded by the coding sequence ATGTTCGACGAATTTGCCGTTGCCGAGCTGCTGACCCCCGACGAACGCCTCATCCGCGAGAGCGTGCGCGCCTACGCCGACGCCGAACTGCTGCCCCACATCGCCGGGTGGTGGGACAGCGGCGAGCTGCCGGTACGGGACGTGATGCGCAGTTTCGGCAAGATGGGCCTGCTTGGCCCGACGATCCCCGAGGAATACGGCGGCGCGGGCGCGAGCTACAGCGCCTACGGGGCGATGATGTACGAGCTCGAGCGCGTGGACAGCGGCCTGCGCAGCGCGGCGAGCGTGCAGGGCAGCCTCGTGATGTTCCCGATTCATGCGTTCGGCAGCGATGAACAAAAGAGACGCTGGCTGCCGGGCCTCGCCTCCGGGGAACTCATCGGCTGCTTCGGCCTGACCGAACCCGACGGCGGATCGGACCCCGGCGCGATGCGCACCCGCGCCCGTAAGGACGGCGACCACTACGTCCTGAACGGCAGCAAGATGTGGATCACCAACAGCCCCGCCGCCGATGTGGCGGTCGTATGGGCCAAGGACGACGAGGGCGTGGTCCGGGGCTTTACCGTGCCGACCGATACCCCCGGCTTCCACGCCCCCAAGATCGAACGCAAGATGAGCCTGCGCGCCTCGCTGACCGGCGAGATCGTACTGGAGGACTGCCGCATTCCGGCCGAGAACCTGCTGCCCGGCAGCCGGGGCCTCAAATCGCCCCTGTCCTGCCTGACCTCGGCCCGCTTCGGGATCGCCTGGGGAGCGATGGGCGCGCTGGAGGCCGTGTTGCAGACCGCGCTGGACTATGCGGGCAGCCGCACGACCTTCGGCAAACCCATCGCCGGGCGCCAGCTCATACAGGACAAGCTCGTACGGATGGCGACCGACCACTCGACCGGCCTGCTGCTCGCGTGGCGCCTGGGCACCCTGAAGGACGCGGGCCGCATGAACTTCGCCCAGGTGAGCTACGCCAAACGCAACAACGTGCGCGTGGCCCTGCAGGGTGCGCGGCTCGCCCGCGAAATGCTGGGCGGCAACGGCATCACGACCGAATACCCCGTCATCCGCCACATGCTCAACCTGGAGACTGTGGACACCTACGAGGGCACCCACGACATCCACACCCTGATCGTGGGCCGTCACCTGACCGGAGTGGGCGCGCTGGAGTGA
- a CDS encoding GNAT family N-acetyltransferase — protein MVEVRRLGLADAPAYREVRLAALHADPAAFITTAEEFASQPLETVEARLTGEASVTFGAFVGGELAGILTVSRETRERLRHRANVFGVAVLPAARGQGCGDALLRAGIAEVQGWTGVTALHLGVTASQAAARRLYERHGFVAWGIQPDAVWVDGTMLAEVHMVREMGAAL, from the coding sequence ATGGTTGAGGTCCGCCGGCTGGGTCTGGCCGACGCCCCGGCCTACCGCGAGGTCCGGCTGGCCGCCCTGCACGCCGATCCGGCGGCCTTCATCACGACGGCCGAGGAATTCGCCTCACAGCCGCTGGAAACGGTCGAGGCCCGCCTGACCGGTGAGGCCAGTGTCACCTTCGGGGCGTTTGTCGGCGGTGAGCTGGCCGGCATCCTGACCGTCTCGCGTGAGACGCGGGAGCGGCTGCGGCACCGCGCGAACGTGTTCGGGGTGGCCGTGCTGCCGGCGGCGCGGGGGCAGGGCTGCGGGGACGCGCTGCTACGGGCCGGGATCGCCGAGGTGCAGGGGTGGACAGGCGTGACCGCGCTGCACCTGGGGGTCACGGCGTCGCAGGCGGCGGCGCGGCGGCTGTACGAGCGGCACGGGTTCGTGGCGTGGGGAATTCAGCCGGACGCGGTGTGGGTGGACGGGACCATGCTGGCGGAGGTGCATATGGTGCGGGAGATGGGGGCGGCTTTGTAG
- a CDS encoding carbon-nitrogen hydrolase family protein, with protein sequence MTVLRVAAAAYPISFFQTWAEYEAKLAAWTARAASGGARLLVFPEYAALELVSLLPPALHHDILGMRPALQTFLPDFLALHARLAREHGVGIVAGSYPVAHAGGFVNRAYVFGPDGKYAWQDKLLMTRFEAEEWDIVPGEGVRVFELEDLRFGVAICYDSEFPGLARQIAEAGAELLVVPSFTGSRRGYTRVRVGSMARALEGQMYALHAPLIADAAWSYAVEDAVGQSALYAPADDGLPEDGVVAQGKWNAEGWLVHDLDFTLTRHVRAQGHVLNWRDRGAAQERPGAAEVVQLNGAGEAAHG encoded by the coding sequence ATGACAGTCCTGCGCGTCGCGGCGGCGGCCTATCCCATCTCTTTTTTCCAGACCTGGGCCGAGTACGAGGCCAAGCTCGCGGCCTGGACCGCGCGGGCGGCCTCTGGGGGCGCGCGGCTGCTGGTGTTTCCCGAGTACGCCGCGCTGGAACTCGTCAGCCTGCTGCCCCCGGCGCTGCACCACGACATCCTGGGGATGCGCCCGGCCCTGCAGACCTTCCTGCCCGACTTCCTGGCCCTGCATGCCCGGTTGGCCCGAGAGCACGGCGTGGGCATCGTGGCGGGCAGCTATCCGGTAGCGCACGCGGGGGGGTTCGTGAACCGCGCCTATGTGTTCGGACCGGACGGCAAATACGCTTGGCAGGACAAGCTCCTGATGACCCGGTTCGAGGCCGAGGAGTGGGACATCGTGCCGGGCGAGGGCGTGCGCGTGTTCGAGCTGGAGGACCTGCGCTTCGGCGTGGCGATCTGCTACGACTCGGAATTTCCGGGGCTGGCCCGCCAGATTGCCGAGGCGGGGGCCGAACTGCTCGTGGTGCCGTCCTTCACGGGGTCGCGCCGGGGCTACACGCGCGTGCGGGTGGGCAGCATGGCGCGCGCGCTGGAGGGTCAGATGTACGCGTTGCACGCCCCGCTGATCGCCGACGCCGCCTGGAGCTACGCGGTTGAGGACGCGGTGGGCCAGAGTGCGCTGTACGCCCCCGCCGACGACGGTTTGCCCGAGGACGGCGTGGTCGCGCAGGGCAAGTGGAACGCCGAGGGCTGGCTCGTCCACGACCTCGACTTCACCCTCACACGCCACGTGCGGGCGCAGGGTCATGTCCTGAACTGGCGTGACCGTGGGGCGGCGCAGGAGCGGCCCGGCGCGGCCGAAGTCGTCCAACTGAACGGCGCCGGGGAGGCCGCGCATGGTTGA
- the def gene encoding peptide deformylase, which yields MRLYGDPVLRRKARPLTATDTLTVPGFGPQTVREVADTMLETMFEQRGVGLAAPQIGLGVRLFVAVEYEDDEEENEGDDMPLKSRVLRDFVMINPVFAVLNKKKDKSYQEGCLSIPGIFEEGVPRARQIAVRYTDLDGQEQTVEAEDYLARVFQHEIDHLDGVLFLDRLPAEVTDDHRKDLLKIQQHSKNLLANLSTWEKEQHLRERL from the coding sequence ATGCGCCTGTACGGCGACCCGGTGCTGCGGCGCAAGGCCCGGCCCCTCACGGCGACCGATACCCTCACCGTTCCCGGTTTCGGGCCGCAGACGGTGCGCGAGGTGGCCGACACCATGCTGGAGACCATGTTCGAGCAGCGCGGCGTGGGGCTGGCCGCTCCGCAGATCGGGCTGGGCGTGCGACTGTTCGTGGCAGTGGAGTACGAGGACGACGAGGAGGAAAACGAGGGCGACGACATGCCCCTCAAGTCGCGGGTGCTGCGCGACTTCGTGATGATCAACCCCGTGTTCGCCGTCCTGAACAAGAAGAAGGACAAGTCGTACCAGGAAGGCTGCCTGAGCATCCCCGGCATCTTCGAGGAGGGCGTGCCGCGCGCCCGGCAGATCGCGGTGCGCTATACCGACCTCGACGGCCAGGAGCAGACGGTCGAGGCCGAGGACTACCTCGCCCGCGTGTTCCAGCACGAGATTGACCACCTCGACGGCGTGCTGTTCCTCGACCGCCTGCCCGCCGAGGTCACCGACGATCACCGCAAGGACCTCCTCAAGATCCAGCAGCATTCGAAGAACCTCCTGGCCAACCTGAGCACCTGGGAAAAAGAACAGCACCTGCGGGAACGTCTTTGA
- the fmt gene encoding methionyl-tRNA formyltransferase produces the protein MTRPKVAFFGSPAFALPVLEAIRAEFGVVLVAAQPDKPVGRGLKLTPPPVAARATELGLPLAQPTKLRGNADFAATLRESGADVAVTCAYGKILPAALLAVPRYGFLNTHTSLLPRLRGAAPIQWALIGGETVTGTTIMQTNPGMDTGPVLLQEELPVAPEWTSLELSEALSTQAASLIVSALSQLGTLTPRPQDESLATHAPMLVKEDGFVRWRDPALAVVNRFRGVAAWPQTTAFLGGARLKLGGLGAAGGEGQPGEVLAVDDQGVTVACGVGAVRINTVQPEARRAQPAGAWASAAGVGPGTRFDLWEPPRP, from the coding sequence TTGACCCGTCCCAAGGTCGCCTTCTTCGGCTCGCCCGCCTTCGCCCTGCCGGTGCTGGAGGCGATCCGAGCGGAGTTCGGGGTCGTGCTGGTCGCCGCGCAGCCAGACAAGCCGGTGGGGCGCGGCCTGAAGCTGACGCCGCCGCCCGTGGCCGCCCGCGCCACCGAACTGGGATTGCCGCTGGCCCAGCCCACGAAGCTGCGCGGCAACGCCGACTTCGCGGCGACGCTGCGGGAATCGGGGGCGGACGTGGCCGTCACCTGCGCCTACGGCAAGATCCTGCCTGCCGCGCTGCTGGCGGTGCCGCGCTACGGGTTCCTGAACACGCACACCAGCCTGCTGCCGCGCCTCCGGGGCGCCGCGCCGATCCAGTGGGCGCTGATCGGCGGCGAGACGGTCACGGGCACGACCATCATGCAGACCAACCCCGGCATGGATACGGGGCCGGTGCTGCTGCAAGAAGAGCTGCCGGTCGCTCCCGAATGGACCAGTCTGGAGCTGTCAGAAGCCCTGTCGACGCAGGCCGCGAGCCTCATCGTGTCGGCGCTCTCGCAGCTCGGCACGCTGACGCCCCGGCCGCAGGACGAGTCGCTCGCCACCCACGCCCCCATGCTGGTCAAGGAGGACGGTTTCGTACGCTGGCGCGACCCGGCCCTGGCGGTCGTGAACCGCTTCCGGGGCGTGGCCGCGTGGCCGCAGACAACCGCCTTTCTGGGCGGCGCGCGCCTCAAGCTCGGGGGCCTGGGCGCGGCGGGGGGCGAGGGCCAGCCCGGCGAGGTGCTGGCTGTGGACGACCAGGGAGTGACCGTCGCCTGCGGGGTGGGCGCCGTGAGGATCAATACCGTGCAGCCCGAGGCCCGCAGGGCCCAGCCGGCCGGCGCGTGGGCCTCGGCGGCCGGCGTGGGACCGGGCACGCGCTTCGACCTCTGGGAACCGCCCCGGCCCTGA
- the nth gene encoding endonuclease III → MKDRLREEYGERPLDSRRDPMHELISTILSQRTTHADEEAAYQELRELGDWADIIAAPTEAVAHAIRRSNYPESKAPRIQETLRRIRDAPGGYDLDFLRDLPVKDALKWLTDLPGVGVKTASLVLLFNYHRPVFPVDTHVFRINIRVGTIPQMSEQVAHRALLALLPPDPPFLYELHVNLLSHGRQVCTWTAPKCGECFIRERCDAYRIYDGHVPSFSEKPARKGKPKPGPADGAHPRSRSRSTS, encoded by the coding sequence ATGAAAGACCGGCTCCGTGAGGAATACGGCGAGCGCCCGCTCGACTCGCGGCGCGACCCCATGCACGAGCTCATCTCGACGATCCTCTCGCAGCGCACCACCCACGCTGACGAGGAAGCTGCTTACCAGGAGCTGCGTGAACTGGGCGACTGGGCCGACATCATCGCCGCGCCGACCGAGGCCGTGGCCCACGCCATTCGCCGCAGCAACTACCCCGAGAGCAAGGCGCCGCGTATCCAGGAGACCCTGCGCCGCATCCGGGACGCGCCGGGCGGTTACGACCTCGACTTTCTGCGCGACCTGCCGGTCAAAGACGCCCTGAAATGGCTCACTGATCTGCCGGGCGTGGGGGTCAAGACGGCCTCGCTCGTGCTGCTGTTCAACTACCACCGGCCCGTGTTTCCGGTCGATACACACGTGTTCCGCATCAACATCCGGGTGGGCACCATCCCGCAGATGAGCGAGCAGGTGGCCCACCGCGCCCTGCTCGCGCTGCTGCCTCCCGATCCGCCCTTTCTGTATGAGCTTCACGTCAACCTGTTGTCGCACGGCCGGCAGGTCTGCACCTGGACGGCCCCGAAGTGCGGCGAGTGCTTTATCCGTGAGCGCTGCGACGCCTACAGGATCTATGACGGCCACGTGCCCAGCTTCAGCGAGAAGCCGGCCCGCAAGGGCAAGCCGAAGCCGGGACCGGCGGACGGCGCTCATCCGCGTTCGCGTTCGCGCAGCACGAGCTGA
- a CDS encoding DUF1501 domain-containing protein: protein MTTRRDFLKLSALAVAATTGMPGFLARAATQATGDRTLVVIQLTGGNDGLNTLVPYSNGAYYAARPTIAVPKKDVLTLTPDLGMHPSLRPLAGLWDKGQLAWIENVGYPDPNRSHFASMAIWHTADPAQAQADGWIGRVAEKLGDPFCASNVGGTTPLALRADTFSLPSIESVANFGVKLPAGLEDAFGAMLAAPRGGEADYLGRATRQMLKNTARVQKNAKKYREGATYPEGRFAAQLRDAARLIAAGVGQRILYVSHGNYDTHAGQRGEQDGLLGDLAAGLAAFHADLEAQGLAQKVVVMGFSEFGRRVAENASAGTDHGQGSVMFALGHGVKGGVHGDSPDLENLSLGDIRYKQDFRGVYAGALGGWLGLDARSVLGGEFKGPQWLA from the coding sequence ATGACGACACGGCGCGATTTCCTGAAACTCTCCGCCCTCGCGGTGGCGGCCACGACCGGGATGCCGGGCTTTCTGGCGCGCGCAGCCACGCAGGCGACCGGCGACCGGACCCTGGTGGTCATCCAGCTCACGGGCGGCAACGACGGCCTCAACACCCTGGTGCCCTACTCGAACGGCGCGTACTACGCCGCGCGGCCCACCATCGCCGTTCCCAAAAAGGACGTGCTCACCCTGACCCCCGACCTCGGGATGCACCCCAGCCTGCGCCCCCTGGCGGGGCTGTGGGACAAGGGCCAGCTCGCCTGGATCGAGAACGTGGGCTACCCCGATCCCAACCGCTCGCACTTCGCCAGCATGGCGATCTGGCACACGGCCGACCCGGCCCAGGCGCAGGCGGACGGCTGGATCGGGCGCGTGGCCGAGAAACTCGGCGACCCGTTCTGTGCCAGCAACGTCGGCGGGACCACGCCCCTGGCGCTGCGGGCCGACACCTTCAGCCTGCCGAGCATCGAGTCGGTGGCCAATTTCGGGGTCAAGCTGCCGGCCGGGCTGGAGGACGCCTTCGGGGCGATGCTGGCCGCCCCGCGCGGCGGCGAGGCCGACTACCTGGGCCGCGCCACCCGCCAGATGCTGAAAAACACCGCCCGCGTGCAGAAAAATGCCAAGAAGTACCGCGAGGGGGCGACCTATCCCGAGGGCCGCTTTGCCGCGCAACTGCGCGACGCCGCCCGCCTGATCGCCGCCGGGGTGGGCCAGCGCATCCTGTACGTGTCGCACGGCAACTACGATACCCACGCCGGGCAACGCGGCGAGCAGGACGGCCTGCTGGGCGACCTCGCCGCCGGGCTGGCCGCCTTCCATGCCGACCTGGAGGCGCAGGGGCTGGCGCAGAAGGTGGTCGTCATGGGCTTTTCGGAGTTCGGGCGCCGGGTGGCCGAGAACGCCAGCGCGGGCACCGACCACGGCCAGGGCAGCGTGATGTTCGCGCTGGGGCACGGCGTGAAGGGCGGCGTGCACGGCGACAGCCCCGACCTGGAGAACCTGTCGCTGGGCGACATCCGGTACAAGCAGGACTTCCGGGGCGTGTACGCCGGGGCGCTCGGCGGCTGGCTGGGCCTCGACGCCCGCAGTGTGCTGGGCGGCGAGTTCAAGGGGCCGCAGTGGTTGGCATGA
- a CDS encoding DUF1800 family protein, whose protein sequence is MSLSPYSKPLSAEDAAHFLRRTAFGATDAQIRALAGKDAREVARAALNFPALGAGPQPTPGNPFDPQSGATPGAMIQLTRAGWLYELAYSPTPLREKLALVWSGHFVVGTDKVRNGPALAEYLRLLRTHAAGRSFAAFALDIARSPAMLRYLDNDQNKKGKPNENFSRELLELFTTGIGHYTEDDVREGARALSGWGFEGGRGNQNYLETPRFTFTPRQHDDGRKTYLGQSGNLTGEDVVRLAATHPQTATFVARRLHRAFVADTPDEGAVTGSAETFRRTGGDLGAVLEELLSSAAFYGSRQAVIRGPVEYLAAALRTLGQPRLDPKQLVTLTQTAGRMGQLLLQPDTVKGWDGGREWINDSALLTRMNVAASLTVGKAAPEVTQWPGELALLGSERTLLRPAMAGLKPAQRTYLAFISPEFQLA, encoded by the coding sequence ATGAGTCTGTCCCCCTATTCCAAACCCCTTTCGGCCGAGGACGCCGCGCATTTCCTGCGGCGCACGGCTTTCGGCGCGACCGACGCGCAGATCCGCGCCCTGGCCGGCAAGGACGCCCGTGAGGTCGCCCGCGCCGCCCTGAATTTTCCTGCCCTGGGTGCGGGGCCGCAGCCCACGCCCGGCAATCCTTTCGACCCCCAGAGTGGGGCCACCCCCGGCGCCATGATTCAGCTCACGCGGGCGGGGTGGCTGTACGAACTGGCGTACTCGCCCACGCCCCTGCGCGAAAAGCTGGCCCTGGTCTGGAGCGGGCATTTCGTGGTCGGGACCGACAAGGTCCGCAACGGTCCCGCGCTGGCCGAGTACCTGCGGCTGCTGCGCACGCACGCGGCGGGGCGTAGCTTCGCGGCCTTCGCGCTGGACATCGCGCGGTCGCCCGCCATGCTGCGCTACCTCGACAACGACCAGAACAAGAAGGGCAAGCCCAATGAGAACTTCTCGCGCGAGCTGCTCGAACTGTTCACGACCGGCATCGGGCACTACACCGAGGACGACGTGCGCGAGGGGGCGCGCGCCCTGAGCGGCTGGGGCTTCGAGGGTGGGCGCGGCAACCAGAACTACCTGGAGACGCCTCGCTTCACCTTCACGCCCCGCCAGCACGACGACGGCCGCAAGACCTACCTGGGCCAGAGCGGCAACCTGACCGGCGAGGACGTGGTGCGCCTGGCCGCCACGCATCCCCAGACGGCGACCTTCGTGGCCCGCCGGCTGCACCGCGCCTTCGTGGCCGACACGCCGGACGAGGGGGCCGTGACGGGCAGCGCCGAGACCTTCCGGCGCACCGGGGGCGACCTGGGAGCGGTGCTCGAAGAACTGCTCTCCAGCGCGGCCTTCTACGGCTCGCGGCAGGCGGTGATCCGGGGGCCGGTCGAGTATCTCGCGGCGGCGCTGCGCACCCTGGGGCAGCCCCGGCTCGACCCCAAGCAGCTCGTGACCCTGACCCAGACGGCCGGGCGCATGGGACAACTGCTGCTGCAACCCGACACTGTGAAGGGCTGGGACGGGGGCCGGGAATGGATCAACGACTCAGCGCTGCTGACCCGCATGAACGTGGCGGCGTCCCTCACTGTGGGCAAGGCCGCGCCGGAGGTGACCCAGTGGCCCGGCGAACTCGCCCTGCTGGGCAGCGAGAGAACGCTGCTGCGCCCGGCGATGGCGGGCCTCAAACCGGCCCAGCGGACGTACCTCGCCTTCATCAGCCCCGAATTCCAGCTCGCCTAG
- a CDS encoding transcriptional regulator → MSGALAAPADDLLSALRQSRTQSARGAAEITVNFPPRAQPTRSAAQLPAVPLRPALLLRNFSVTRADGDVVAGRPTARFDLVPKTGQAARWSLWVDLAWNVPLAYEERDAQGGLSRRAALRTVEASPRRVARPAPAAAPAGLRAAVLAALPGLRLPPGFVPVEARPRAQGGVEITLSDGVNVLALVTAPRAVAPAPGVASRRVGARAVWLVGNLPQSALAAALAGVRGVAEAELGTFLPPAASNP, encoded by the coding sequence GTGTCCGGCGCCCTGGCCGCTCCCGCCGACGACCTTCTCTCGGCCCTGCGGCAATCGCGCACGCAGTCGGCGCGCGGCGCCGCCGAGATCACCGTGAACTTTCCGCCGCGCGCGCAGCCCACCCGCTCGGCGGCCCAGCTTCCGGCGGTGCCCCTGCGCCCCGCCCTGCTCCTGCGCAACTTCTCAGTGACGCGGGCAGACGGCGACGTGGTGGCCGGGCGGCCCACGGCCCGGTTCGACCTCGTGCCCAAGACTGGGCAGGCGGCGCGATGGTCGCTATGGGTGGACCTCGCCTGGAATGTCCCGCTGGCCTATGAGGAACGGGACGCGCAGGGGGGTCTGTCGCGCCGCGCCGCCCTCCGGACGGTCGAGGCCTCGCCCCGGCGGGTTGCCCGGCCCGCGCCCGCCGCCGCGCCTGCGGGCCTGCGGGCAGCGGTCCTGGCCGCTCTGCCGGGCCTGCGGCTACCGCCTGGGTTCGTGCCGGTAGAAGCGCGGCCGCGCGCGCAGGGCGGTGTGGAGATCACCCTCAGCGACGGGGTGAACGTGCTGGCCCTCGTGACGGCCCCGCGCGCGGTCGCCCCGGCCCCCGGCGTGGCCTCGCGGCGGGTGGGCGCGCGGGCGGTGTGGCTCGTCGGCAACCTGCCGCAAAGCGCCCTAGCGGCGGCCCTGGCCGGGGTGCGCGGCGTGGCCGAGGCGGAGCTGGGAACTTTTCTGCCTCCCGCCGCCTCCAACCCCTGA
- a CDS encoding RNA polymerase sigma factor, protein MTLRDPHDSLDDAELVRLSARDERAFEALVRRHAPAVHRLAASTVGPGAADDVVQEVFIAAHRGLKSFRGEAQFSTWLHRVTLNACAHALRRRSALPLDILPEPAAPHSPARGGEQAQVRERLAQALATLSPEQREAVTLREISGLDYAEISAVTGAELGTVKSRIARGRAALRVWLTAAGMRADD, encoded by the coding sequence GTGACTTTGCGTGATCCCCACGATTCTCTGGACGACGCCGAACTGGTTCGCCTCTCGGCGCGCGACGAGCGGGCCTTCGAGGCGCTGGTGAGGCGGCACGCCCCGGCCGTGCACCGCCTGGCCGCCAGCACGGTGGGCCCCGGCGCGGCCGACGACGTGGTGCAGGAGGTGTTCATCGCCGCTCACCGGGGGCTGAAGAGTTTCCGGGGTGAGGCGCAGTTCTCGACCTGGCTGCACCGCGTGACCCTGAACGCCTGCGCCCACGCCCTGCGCCGCCGCTCGGCGCTGCCGCTCGACATCCTGCCCGAGCCCGCCGCCCCGCACAGCCCGGCGCGTGGGGGGGAGCAGGCGCAGGTGCGCGAGCGGCTGGCGCAGGCGCTGGCGACCCTGTCCCCCGAGCAGCGCGAGGCCGTGACCCTGCGCGAGATCTCGGGCCTGGACTATGCCGAGATCTCAGCTGTGACGGGCGCGGAACTCGGCACCGTCAAGAGCCGCATCGCGCGGGGCCGCGCCGCCCTGCGGGTGTGGCTGACCGCGGCCGGGATGCGCGCCGACGACTGA
- a CDS encoding metal-dependent transcriptional regulator, with product MTPRSLSRSAEDYLKHLLRLGQSGKVSTQALADALEVAPASVTGMLKKLGEQGLVSHAPYQGARLTAEGERVALEVLRHHRLLELFLHRALGVPLDEVHEEAERLEHALSERLEARIAAWLGDPTHDPHGDPIPTLEGELPERAERRLSQLAPGDHATVARVPDTDAVQLRALIAADLTPGARLRVRAVDTALGTLTAEVAGHPLTLSLGVAAQVQVHAAVDEEAPQ from the coding sequence ATGACTCCGCGTTCCCTCTCGCGCTCAGCCGAGGACTACCTCAAGCACCTGCTGCGGCTGGGCCAGAGCGGCAAGGTGAGTACCCAGGCCCTGGCCGACGCCCTGGAAGTGGCGCCGGCCAGCGTCACCGGAATGCTCAAGAAGCTGGGCGAGCAGGGCCTGGTGTCGCACGCGCCGTACCAGGGCGCGCGCCTGACCGCCGAGGGCGAGCGCGTCGCGCTGGAGGTCCTGCGGCACCACCGCCTCCTCGAACTGTTTCTGCACCGGGCGCTGGGCGTGCCGCTCGACGAGGTCCACGAGGAAGCCGAGCGGCTGGAACACGCGCTGTCCGAGCGCCTCGAGGCCCGTATCGCCGCGTGGCTGGGCGACCCCACCCACGACCCGCACGGCGACCCGATTCCCACGCTGGAGGGAGAACTGCCCGAGCGCGCCGAGCGCCGGCTCTCGCAACTGGCTCCCGGCGACCACGCCACCGTCGCGCGCGTCCCCGACACCGACGCGGTGCAGCTCCGGGCGCTCATCGCCGCCGACCTGACCCCCGGCGCGCGGCTGCGGGTGCGCGCCGTGGACACCGCCCTGGGCACCCTGACGGCCGAGGTGGCCGGCCACCCGCTGACCCTGTCGCTGGGAGTCGCGGCGCAGGTCCAGGTGCACGCGGCGGTGGACGAAGAGGCGCCACAATAG
- a CDS encoding phosphoribosylanthranilate isomerase codes for MTPRVKVCGTTNVADAVQAAEAGADALGFIFAPVSKRLVTAKAAREAGLAAGPTVARVGVFLNQGLDEVLRTAEAARVSAVQVHGSLPGLYVRHLAAYYPVLRVVRPDELTGAAREWAGVPGVTLMLDAPEPGAGRPLDWAALRADFPAGAWLAGGLGAANVAQAISELNPAGVDAVSCLERAPGRKEPAAVRAFVEAVRGTAGAGYPQ; via the coding sequence GTGACGCCGAGGGTCAAGGTCTGCGGCACGACCAATGTGGCCGACGCGGTTCAGGCCGCCGAGGCCGGCGCCGACGCCCTGGGCTTCATCTTCGCGCCGGTCAGCAAGCGGCTCGTGACGGCCAAGGCGGCGCGTGAGGCCGGGCTGGCGGCGGGACCGACGGTGGCGCGCGTAGGGGTCTTTCTCAACCAGGGTCTCGACGAGGTGCTGCGCACCGCCGAGGCCGCCCGGGTCTCGGCGGTGCAGGTACACGGGTCTTTACCTGGACTTTACGTGAGGCATCTAGCGGCGTATTATCCCGTCTTGCGTGTCGTGCGCCCGGACGAACTGACCGGCGCGGCGCGTGAGTGGGCCGGCGTGCCCGGCGTCACCCTGATGCTTGACGCCCCGGAGCCGGGCGCAGGAAGGCCGCTGGACTGGGCCGCCCTGCGTGCCGACTTTCCGGCAGGGGCGTGGCTGGCCGGAGGCTTGGGAGCCGCGAACGTAGCGCAGGCAATTTCCGAGTTGAACCCGGCAGGAGTGGACGCAGTCAGCTGCCTGGAGCGGGCCCCTGGCCGCAAAGAGCCGGCAGCCGTTCGGGCCTTCGTGGAGGCGGTAAGGGGCACGGCCGGGGCAGGTTATCCACAGTGA